tacatataaagatggtacacgtatatatagtgtaaggtgacgataataagatatttttgttatgattttactctcaaaactcataaataaccggtcaaaaccaccactgctgcccactacaaacacattttgtccactacactacgcccctaatcaaaaccacttttggttcatttttgcagtcaaaatcttacaaattcaattatgataatatttccacccctaacaaatgaaggtaagaggaatcatattaagactagtcattaggaatgtttcgggctagcctggcagtatggcctggagataaaggtgatgtacctacgtacttttaaaccaaaatcacacaaaccggtaagtgttacttctttcttgctgaaactatttaaaagatcacaactcattccacaatcaaaatcccctaaagtaaagtaaaattcgatatttcgaattatcaaaattcccggtctaatggtagcccgcaacattgacagaacgataaacggagtcgaatcaatgttgacgatgagaataggtagtgaaaatgaagatcattggttcaccttcaaacctataggttacacagggctatcctcagaccatgaccatgaccaccatggaccatggtctgttatggttaagctaaatgagctcgtttccgcaaaactctacacgtaagcacacgtgggggactttccgcgtatcctcgcgtatggaccactattgtgaagtgggaaaacttcccactatatcatcatcatcctcctgcccttatctcactctaggtggggtcggcacaacatgtatgggcaaatgtcccatcttcttcttctatcgtgtggattgtgaggtgaattaccaaccccatcaaccctggtgtcagggttataactgagccgccataggcccctgacttgactcaatgaatactcgaatgtcccatatgtaatgttattttaatgggctcagttttccgcataaacacaagtggtccattatgcgtgcttttattgactatgtaagccaactaactcctttcagaagctaaAATACCTCCtaggatttttacaaactttgtgacctggtttaattaaggggttgtgcccgtagtgttgccaattatttattctaatctaatctatcctacaagatcccactgctgggcaaaggcctcacCTTCCTCTTtcaatttttcacagtcctgtgcgtaattctctcttatgtaatcaaaatacagaaaacaaatattacttgtggtgctcaagagttcagagcagttattccctttataaaaatgaggaagctcgacaaatttacaccattcaacgtgtttgagaaactggtaatcttctcttgagaagatgtggcagatcccgatgctgccgatgccgagctgtcatctacggctgtgtaggttcaaaaataccactaccggcgcttgcataaaagatctaaccagcgtgtattgaatggcttgcatgttaattggagctcgataatatttggagccattatttcacgtctacaacctccttagcaatgaaggcagcgttcaatctgccaccgcttaacctgcatgtaatcaagaaaactatgtaaaacagttatgcttcgagctaagggaaggagactaacgacagttatgacaaatctcaaatacctcttgactaaccctgccatggtgataacgacgccatgatcaggacccacaacttattgaggtactgtaattaagtactacaaggtggttatagcagaaagagaaaaaacacggtttggtctgaagtactaacttaacctatacccattcgcaatgcggatcagatatggtttgctgtggttttagacaaaatgtcttcccatagacaggtttatgcggaggtcaccctaggatacacactggtggcgcatggaatcgaacttgtatgtatcattatacacgacacgttattgatatctaagatcgtattttctgaaatattttgatatatattaatttatattacttttcacgaaaaaataaatttggtgtttgatgttacaactaaaattatatcattaaacacgtactgtgagaattcaaggattgcgtgtattttaatatatgttgagttgcatttacttacaccaaaatatttagtgaaaatcttcatttcactttaatgcaagttaagatgaattatgttacacgtgttataacagcatgaatccttcacaaacagtacttatatcactagacacaaaaattatctccgtatttataatagctacagttacgagaattagacagaaagaaagagaattttttgaacatgaagtgtgtgctaataactcaaaagtgatacaactcgagttgtattacttttcaccgacggtacagaaaatACGTATAGACACCAATAGCTTTGTCTCTAAAACAGTTTGTGATGAACACAATGTAAGTTGTAATATAATTGACTTAATACATGATACTACTTTTTCTTTGGCTAATGCAGAAAATTGTGATGAAGTGAAAAACGTTTTATGTGAAAGCAGTGCTACTTCAAGAGTGGATAACATTACTATGCAGCATAATGATAATGAGATGCAAACTGCCGCTTTTGATGGAAGTTTATTCAACTTAGATGATTTAAGTGTTAATATTCCAGAACTTTCCAATGCAAATATCAACTTCGATGACATCACTAATGTAGTTAAAAAATGTTCAACTTCTAATACGGATTTAGCAATAATCAATAATCTCTTAGAAAAAGATAACAACGAAAGTGAAGTTTTTGATTTAGACGAATTCAATGATTTACTTGAAACAGTTTCATATAATGGCGATATTACGAACAAAGACGGTTCTTGTACTGaagaaaatacactaaaagAGGAAAAAATCAAGGAGATAGCTGCTTCCAGCAGGCATTCGACAGACGAATGTTTAAGCGAATTTGAAAGCATTTTAGACGAATATAGGGTCGAAAAAGGACAATCGATCGATTCTCAAACAATACAACCTGAAGCTGAATCGTCTATAAACGAGGCTCCCGTAGCACTGGTTGAGTCTGAAGAAAAGAATATTGAACTAAAACAACAATCCAGTATTGTTGAAGAATATCAAATTAATGAAAATCAACAAACAATAGAACCAGAACAAGATGACGCAAGCAGTTCTAAAGGCAACCTTCATATTTCTGAaactgaaaacaaaaatgaactACGCGGAACTAAGGAGAGGTTTCATGAATTCGCGCAAATAGAACATTCTACAGATAAAAATGAGAATACTCCTACAAGTAACAAAGGACATGACGAATTGCTAAATGTTGATAAAATTAATGTATCCATAACTTCAAGTAAAAGCATTATATCTATAAGCTCAAACGATACAGTAACTGAAGATGTTTTAGAAGACATTGAAGATATCAAAACTCTAGATTCAGATTCGGATTGCGACGGCTACCATTCGTCTGATTTCGAGTTTATTACTGAGGCCGAAGCGGAATTGGATGGACTTATTATAAATTGCAGCAAAAAACAGCTTAAAACTCCAAAAAAGGGTGGAAAAAGTAAAGTTTTGGCTTTGGGAATAGCTAAAGAGACATCTAGCAACCAAGAATCTTTGAAGAATGATAAGCCAGGGCTTATACCGTCTACCAGCAAAGATACTTTGCAAAACCAAGACCCTGAAGTACTGAAAAGACAATATCAAAACCAAAAAGCATATTACATTCGTCTTAGACAACAATACACTATTAAAGAAATGCAGAATTCTCGTGAAAATCACGTAATACCAAATGATGGTGATTATGTCAGTCTATTTCAAGGGTCATTCGCTCCCGCAGACTTTCACTTTGTTGAGAATAAGTCGGTTTTGCCGAATACTAGTATGAACGCGCAGTATCGGGGTCTCGGGTTTGATATGGCGA
The Pectinophora gossypiella chromosome 26, ilPecGoss1.1, whole genome shotgun sequence DNA segment above includes these coding regions:
- the LOC126378277 gene encoding uncharacterized protein LOC126378277 — protein: MQHNDNEMQTAAFDGSLFNLDDLSVNIPELSNANINFDDITNVVKKCSTSNTDLAIINNLLEKDNNESEVFDLDEFNDLLETVSYNGDITNKDGSCTEENTLKEEKIKEIAASSRHSTDECLSEFESILDEYRVEKGQSIDSQTIQPEAESSINEAPVALVESEEKNIELKQQSSIVEEYQINENQQTIEPEQDDASSSKGNLHISETENKNELRGTKERFHEFAQIEHSTDKNENTPTSNKGHDELLNVDKINVSITSSKSIISISSNDTVTEDVLEDIEDIKTLDSDSDCDGYHSSDFEFITEAEAELDGLIINCSKKQLKTPKKGGKSKVLALGIAKETSSNQESLKNDKPGLIPSTSKDTLQNQDPEVLKRQYQNQKAYYIRLRQQYTIKEMQNSRENHVIPNDGDYVSLFQGSFAPADFHFVENKSVLPNTSMNAQYRGLGFDMAMLRQELEVDRQYQDEAKESAKRILEMYPGLNRKRRRRH